One Candidatus Neomarinimicrobiota bacterium DNA segment encodes these proteins:
- a CDS encoding uracil-DNA glycosylase produces MTFRNSIDAFIESLHRHPEPAVFNPWYQTDPSNDIDGGGSIIRRRQLRQYFLEREDSVKYLLIAEALGYQGGHFSGMAMTSERILLGHKSSDGVQPEQVFRNLEPERTSKPSVKANGFSENTATTVWTTLAEFGIDTYEIVLWNTFPWHPFEPDSGMLTNRTPTRDELEYAQPYLEDFLALFPECTIVALGNHSSDNLTSLGIEHTKLRHPSFGGAPKFRAGLEQIVH; encoded by the coding sequence GCAGTCTTTAATCCCTGGTATCAAACCGATCCTTCCAATGATATTGATGGCGGTGGTTCCATAATCCGTCGACGACAACTCCGCCAGTACTTTCTTGAGCGGGAAGACTCCGTAAAATATCTCCTGATTGCCGAAGCCCTGGGCTACCAGGGCGGGCACTTCAGCGGCATGGCTATGACCTCGGAGCGTATTCTGCTTGGACACAAGTCAAGTGATGGCGTTCAGCCGGAGCAGGTGTTCCGGAATCTCGAACCGGAGCGGACTAGTAAGCCATCAGTAAAAGCCAACGGCTTCTCGGAGAATACCGCCACCACGGTCTGGACCACGCTGGCAGAATTCGGCATCGATACCTACGAAATCGTCCTCTGGAACACCTTTCCCTGGCATCCCTTCGAACCGGACAGCGGAATGCTCACCAACCGGACGCCGACCCGCGATGAGCTGGAATACGCGCAACCGTATTTGGAAGATTTTCTGGCGCTGTTTCCGGAGTGTACTATCGTTGCCTTGGGCAACCACTCTTCGGATAATCTTACCTCTCTGGGAATTGAACACACCAAATTGCGGCACCCGTCGTTTGGTGGCGCACCGAAGTTTCGGGCGGGGCTAGAACAGATAGTACATTAA